A portion of the Halobacillus ihumii genome contains these proteins:
- the meaB gene encoding methylmalonyl Co-A mutase-associated GTPase MeaB, producing the protein MHPLAERIKQKDMRALARAISMVESDHPDKLALMSDIFSIKKSAHYIGITGSPGAGKSSLINRLLTHLRKQELTVAVIAVDPTSPFSGGSLLGDRTRMNQHFLDPGIFIRSMATRGSLGGLARATKDAIRVCDAYGFDVILVETVGVGQSELDIMKVVDTTGLVLTPNSGDVLQIFKAGIMEIADLFIINKADLPGVVKLKASLEEYMMIADPKGWRPLIVRTVSTENKGMEELWDGVSRHRSYLYETAQGEKRRQQQLQLEVYELIREEIWREVKEHVEGDQEKLHAVSDPEADPYKLARSWYQQWKGG; encoded by the coding sequence ATGCACCCATTAGCTGAACGGATTAAACAAAAAGATATGCGAGCTCTGGCGCGGGCGATTTCGATGGTGGAAAGTGATCATCCTGACAAACTAGCTTTAATGAGTGACATTTTTTCCATAAAAAAAAGTGCCCATTACATCGGGATCACTGGTTCTCCAGGGGCAGGGAAAAGCTCACTCATCAATCGGCTGCTCACGCATTTGAGAAAACAAGAGCTTACCGTCGCGGTTATTGCTGTTGACCCGACGAGTCCGTTTAGCGGCGGGTCTTTGCTTGGGGATCGAACACGCATGAATCAACATTTTCTCGATCCGGGCATTTTCATACGCAGCATGGCAACGCGCGGAAGTTTAGGGGGTCTGGCGCGGGCGACGAAAGATGCAATCCGTGTATGTGATGCCTATGGGTTCGATGTCATTTTAGTGGAAACGGTCGGGGTCGGTCAGTCGGAGCTTGATATTATGAAGGTCGTGGATACTACAGGACTTGTACTCACCCCGAACAGCGGGGATGTGCTGCAAATTTTCAAAGCAGGAATTATGGAAATCGCGGACCTGTTTATTATCAATAAAGCCGATCTGCCCGGGGTCGTTAAGCTGAAAGCTAGTTTAGAAGAATATATGATGATCGCGGATCCTAAGGGTTGGCGGCCGCTCATCGTCCGAACGGTTTCCACGGAAAACAAAGGGATGGAAGAGCTTTGGGACGGTGTATCCCGCCACCGCTCGTATTTATATGAAACCGCTCAAGGGGAAAAAAGGCGCCAACAGCAGCTTCAACTTGAAGTCTATGAGTTGATCCGTGAAGAGATTTGGCGTGAAGTGAAGGAGCATGTGGAGGGGGATCAGGAGAAATTGCACGCAGTCAGTGATCCTGAAGCTGATCCATATAAGCTCGCACGCTCCTGGTATCAACAATGGAAGGGTGGCTGA
- a CDS encoding response regulator, producing the protein MTSKILIIDDQPGIRMLLEEFLKSEGYETISAKTGKQACEQVMEHHPDLILMDYNLPVMSGGEVLKYLEHQQVDKPVFIMTGLSESSIEGDTNYSFVKHVISKPFDIHQIRQMIADCLVSEY; encoded by the coding sequence ATGACAAGTAAGATCCTCATTATTGACGATCAACCTGGAATCCGAATGCTGCTAGAGGAATTTCTTAAAAGTGAAGGATATGAAACCATTAGTGCCAAGACAGGAAAACAGGCTTGTGAACAGGTAATGGAGCATCACCCAGACTTGATTCTAATGGATTACAATTTGCCTGTAATGAGTGGAGGAGAAGTGCTTAAATATCTAGAGCATCAACAAGTTGATAAGCCGGTTTTTATCATGACAGGCCTTTCAGAAAGCTCTATTGAAGGGGATACAAACTATTCCTTTGTTAAGCATGTTATTTCTAAACCATTTGATATTCATCAAATTCGTCAAATGATTGCGGACTGTCTTGTAAGCGAATACTAA
- the fsa gene encoding fructose-6-phosphate aldolase, translating into MKFFIDTANINEIKEANALGVVAGVTTNPSLVAKEGVSFHERLKEITEEVDGSVSAEVISLDSEGMLKEAKELAAIAPNITVKVPMTLEGLKAVKALSDLNIKTNVTLIFSANQALLAARAGASYVSPFLGRLDDIGQNGMELVAQIAEIFDRHAIDTEIIAASVRHPVHITDAALNGAHIATVPFKLFDQLVKHPLTDQGIEKFLNDWNNQK; encoded by the coding sequence ATGAAGTTTTTTATCGATACGGCTAATATTAATGAGATTAAAGAAGCGAATGCGTTAGGAGTAGTTGCAGGGGTCACCACTAACCCAAGTTTAGTCGCAAAAGAAGGGGTTTCTTTTCACGAACGCCTGAAAGAAATTACCGAAGAAGTGGATGGGTCAGTCAGTGCAGAAGTTATTTCGCTCGATTCAGAAGGAATGCTTAAGGAAGCCAAGGAGCTGGCCGCGATTGCCCCTAACATTACGGTGAAGGTTCCTATGACTTTAGAAGGGCTGAAGGCTGTCAAAGCTTTAAGTGACCTGAATATCAAGACGAACGTTACACTCATTTTCTCAGCTAACCAGGCTTTACTTGCTGCACGAGCTGGTGCCTCTTACGTTTCACCATTTCTAGGACGTCTTGATGACATTGGTCAAAACGGAATGGAGCTCGTAGCTCAAATTGCTGAAATTTTCGATCGTCATGCGATTGATACGGAAATTATCGCAGCTTCCGTGCGTCATCCTGTTCATATAACGGACGCAGCCCTGAATGGAGCGCACATCGCAACAGTTCCATTTAAACTCTTTGATCAACTTGTCAAGCATCCTCTGACTGACCAAGGTATTGAAAAATTCCTTAATGACTGGAATAATCAAAAATAA
- a CDS encoding UDP-N-acetylglucosamine 1-carboxyvinyltransferase, whose product MRKLLVEGGTRLRGQVRVSGAKNSAVALLPAAILANSKVTIEGLPNISDVGTLSDLLEEIGGTVHRDGQTIEIDPSKMISMPLPNGRVKKLRASYYFMGAMLGRFNKAVIGLPGGCHLGPRPIDQHIKGFEALGAEVSNEQGAIYLRAKELRGARIYLDVVSVGATINIMLAAVKAKGKTTIENAAKEPEIIDVATLLTSMGAKIKGAGTDVIRIEGVDELNGCLHTIIPDRIEAGTYTIMAAAQGEEMIIDNVIPQHLESLLAKLREMGVTIEENDEQLYIRPGEKMKSVDIKTLVYPGFPTDLQQPFTTLLTKAEGTGVVTDTIYQARFKHVDELRRMNASIKVEGGAAIVAGPSKLEGAKVKASDLRAGAALVIAGLMAGGVTEITGVDHIERGYENITNKLVELGANIWYEEMSEEEVEQFQNS is encoded by the coding sequence ATGAGAAAACTACTAGTAGAAGGCGGCACCCGCTTACGCGGACAAGTACGTGTAAGTGGTGCGAAGAACAGCGCCGTAGCTCTATTACCTGCTGCGATTTTAGCGAATTCCAAAGTAACAATTGAAGGACTTCCAAACATTTCAGATGTAGGAACGTTGTCTGATTTGCTTGAGGAAATAGGAGGGACCGTTCATCGAGATGGGCAGACGATCGAAATCGACCCTTCTAAAATGATCTCAATGCCGCTTCCAAACGGCCGCGTGAAAAAGCTGCGAGCCTCTTATTATTTTATGGGAGCGATGCTAGGCCGTTTCAATAAAGCGGTGATTGGACTGCCGGGCGGATGTCACCTTGGACCGCGTCCAATTGACCAGCATATTAAAGGATTTGAAGCTCTTGGGGCTGAGGTGTCTAACGAACAAGGTGCGATTTATTTGCGTGCCAAAGAATTGCGCGGAGCTAGAATTTATTTAGATGTGGTCAGCGTAGGCGCCACCATCAATATTATGCTGGCAGCCGTGAAGGCCAAAGGGAAGACAACCATTGAAAATGCGGCCAAGGAGCCAGAGATCATTGATGTAGCCACCTTGTTAACGAGCATGGGTGCGAAAATTAAAGGTGCCGGGACGGATGTGATTCGGATTGAAGGAGTCGATGAATTAAACGGCTGCCTGCATACGATTATTCCGGATCGGATTGAAGCGGGCACTTATACGATCATGGCTGCAGCTCAAGGAGAAGAGATGATTATTGATAACGTCATCCCGCAGCACCTTGAATCACTGCTGGCCAAGCTTCGTGAAATGGGTGTAACGATTGAGGAAAACGACGAACAGCTTTATATCAGACCTGGTGAAAAAATGAAGAGTGTCGACATTAAGACACTCGTTTACCCCGGATTTCCGACTGATTTACAGCAGCCCTTTACTACTTTGCTTACGAAAGCGGAGGGAACTGGTGTCGTTACCGATACGATCTATCAAGCCAGGTTCAAGCATGTCGATGAACTGCGCCGCATGAATGCTTCGATCAAAGTTGAGGGAGGAGCTGCGATTGTAGCTGGTCCGTCAAAACTTGAAGGAGCCAAAGTGAAAGCCTCTGATTTGCGGGCAGGAGCTGCTTTAGTTATCGCAGGGTTAATGGCCGGCGGTGTAACTGAAATCACTGGCGTAGATCACATAGAACGTGGTTATGAAAACATTACGAACAAGCTGGTAGAGCTTGGCGCCAATATCTGGTATGAAGAGATGTCAGAAGAAGAAGTCGAGCAGTTTCAGAATTCATAA
- a CDS encoding TetR/AcrR family transcriptional regulator translates to MTKKQVPSSIKDEALVEKRRKQMVKGAVTLFTEKGFHKTTTREIAKASGFSIGTLYEYIRKKEDVLFLVCDSIYERVKERMESSIDQNETSVDNLVCAIRSYFSLMDDMQDEVVVMYQEVKSLSKDAQDYVLRKERDMVAMLEKVIMNSLPVPLPEGDTALVANNIFVQGQMWGFRRWMLQRTFTLESYTDRQIHLLLQGLNVQEKNLS, encoded by the coding sequence ATGACAAAGAAACAAGTACCCTCTTCAATAAAGGACGAAGCTCTCGTTGAAAAACGGCGTAAGCAAATGGTCAAAGGGGCGGTAACGCTTTTTACTGAAAAAGGTTTTCACAAAACGACGACCCGCGAAATTGCTAAAGCTTCAGGATTCAGCATTGGGACCTTGTATGAGTACATTCGCAAAAAGGAAGATGTTCTGTTTCTCGTTTGTGACTCGATTTATGAACGAGTGAAAGAGCGGATGGAAAGCTCCATTGATCAAAACGAAACGAGTGTCGACAATCTCGTCTGTGCTATTCGTTCTTATTTTTCCCTGATGGACGATATGCAGGATGAAGTTGTAGTAATGTATCAGGAGGTTAAATCGTTATCAAAAGATGCTCAGGATTATGTCCTGCGTAAAGAACGTGACATGGTAGCGATGCTTGAGAAAGTGATCATGAACAGTCTTCCTGTTCCATTGCCGGAAGGGGATACAGCACTTGTGGCTAATAATATCTTTGTGCAAGGGCAGATGTGGGGATTCAGACGCTGGATGCTGCAGCGGACCTTTACACTGGAATCCTATACAGACAGACAAATACATTTACTGCTTCAAGGGCTGAACGTCCAGGAAAAGAATTTATCCTAA
- the rpoE gene encoding DNA-directed RNA polymerase subunit delta, translating to MSVKELSKDQIEEISMIDFATLILKEKREAMDFNDIFDRISSLKGFTEAQKEEYIAQFYTDLNVDGQFMTIGTNRWGLKSWYPVEQLEEEIASLPQKRKKKKKKKKPSKLLEDELGAEGYDDNDDDLEDDIELTDEDLDLDDDDDYEGDYEEDDLDEEEKEIVDEDVSFVGDEDKEDES from the coding sequence ATGAGTGTAAAAGAACTTAGTAAAGACCAGATTGAAGAAATTTCAATGATTGACTTTGCAACATTGATTTTGAAAGAGAAGAGAGAAGCAATGGATTTTAATGATATTTTTGATCGCATTTCTTCGTTGAAAGGATTCACTGAAGCTCAGAAAGAAGAATATATAGCTCAGTTTTATACTGACTTAAATGTCGACGGTCAATTCATGACTATTGGAACGAACAGATGGGGGCTGAAAAGCTGGTACCCTGTAGAACAGTTAGAAGAGGAAATTGCCAGCCTTCCGCAAAAGCGTAAAAAGAAGAAGAAGAAAAAGAAACCTTCCAAGCTGCTTGAAGATGAATTAGGAGCGGAAGGATACGATGACAACGATGACGATCTCGAGGATGACATCGAACTGACGGATGAAGACCTGGACCTTGATGATGACGATGATTACGAAGGTGACTACGAAGAAGACGATTTAGATGAAGAAGAAAAAGAGATCGTGGATGAGGATGTCAGCTTTGTTGGTGATGAAGATAAGGAAGATGAATCCTAA
- the icmF gene encoding fused isobutyryl-CoA mutase/GTPase IcmF encodes MEQPHVYQAKNPVRFVTSSSLFDGHDASINIMRRILQATGAEVIHLGHNRSVEEVVNAAIQEDAQGIAISSYQGGHVEYFKYMVDLLREKGAGHIRVYGGGGGVILPREIKELHDYGVARVFSPEDGRELGLQGMINTMIEECDFLPPLDVKEAVNDLRNGSHQAMARFITYVENTPKQEREAVAAFETAVEETTEKTIPVLGITGTGGAGKSSLTDELIRRFINEVPDKKIAILSVDPTKKKTGGALLGDRIRMNAIFNPRVYMRSLATRDARSELSQSIEEAIQVVKAAGVDFVIVETSGIGQGDAAITDITDLSMYVMTAEFGAPSQLEKIDMIDFADFIVINKFEQKGSEDALSQVRKQYERSHMLFHQDVTKFPVYGTIASQFNDPGTNTLFAAIIDKLNETYEWQDDTSFERVDKVEKQNVIIPNEQKQYLRDIALAVRDYHKHTEQQADQARKLYQLKGTIDLLEDGEHKASIERLVEDYERKLDRESSEKLADWDDLHERYSGETYTFKVRDKEITMDLTTESLSGTKVPKVALPAYNDWGDRLTWLLRENVPGAFPFTAGVFPFKRKGEDPKRQFAGEGTPERTNRRFHYLSEGDDAKRLSTAFDSVTLYGEDPDERPDIYGKVGESGVNICTLEDMKKLYDGFDLVDPTTSVSMTINGPAPIILAMFFNTAIDQQLNKFTEENGREPNQEEAKQIKEETIHVVRGTVQADILKEDQGQNTCIFSTEFALRMMGDIQQYFIDHEVRNYYSVSISGYHIAEAGANPITQLAFTLANGFTYVEYYLSRGMDINKFAPNLSFFFSNGLDPEYTVLGRVARRIWAIVMKNKYGANERSQKLKYHIQTSGRSLHAQEIDFNDIRTTLQALIAIQDNCNSLHTNSYDEAITTPTEESVRRAMAIQMIISKEFGLTKNENSLQGAYIIRELTDLVEEAVLQEFERMNERGGVLGAMERQYQRGKIQEESLHYEGKKHSGELPIIGVNTYLNPNPLTEDDINSMDIARADKEEKEHQITELRNFQKSHEDVASEALNRLKATASGGGNVFAELMETVKVASLGQITNALYEVGGQYRRNM; translated from the coding sequence ATGGAACAACCGCACGTTTATCAAGCGAAAAATCCGGTGCGCTTTGTAACGTCATCGAGTTTGTTTGACGGACACGATGCATCGATTAATATTATGCGCAGAATTTTACAAGCAACAGGGGCTGAGGTCATACACCTTGGACATAACCGCTCCGTAGAGGAAGTCGTCAACGCGGCGATTCAGGAAGATGCCCAGGGGATCGCCATTTCGTCATACCAGGGCGGCCACGTCGAATACTTCAAATATATGGTCGATCTTTTAAGAGAAAAAGGAGCCGGCCATATTCGTGTGTACGGCGGCGGAGGAGGTGTCATTCTTCCGCGGGAAATCAAGGAACTTCATGATTACGGCGTTGCTCGTGTGTTCTCACCAGAGGATGGTCGGGAACTTGGATTGCAAGGCATGATCAACACGATGATCGAAGAATGTGATTTTCTGCCGCCGCTTGACGTCAAAGAAGCAGTGAACGATTTGAGAAACGGAAGTCATCAGGCAATGGCACGCTTTATTACCTATGTCGAAAATACACCAAAGCAAGAACGGGAAGCTGTGGCAGCGTTTGAAACCGCTGTTGAAGAGACGACCGAGAAGACCATTCCTGTGCTCGGAATTACCGGAACAGGCGGAGCGGGAAAGAGTTCTCTGACGGATGAATTGATCCGTCGTTTCATTAACGAAGTTCCGGATAAGAAAATTGCAATTCTGTCTGTTGACCCGACGAAAAAGAAAACAGGCGGCGCCCTGCTTGGGGACCGAATTCGTATGAATGCGATTTTTAACCCACGCGTTTATATGCGCTCACTCGCTACTCGTGATGCGCGCTCTGAGTTATCCCAATCGATTGAAGAAGCAATACAGGTTGTGAAAGCGGCTGGTGTTGATTTTGTCATTGTTGAAACGAGCGGAATCGGGCAAGGTGATGCCGCGATCACTGACATTACTGACCTGTCCATGTATGTGATGACAGCTGAATTTGGTGCGCCTTCACAGCTTGAGAAAATTGATATGATCGACTTTGCCGATTTTATTGTCATTAACAAATTTGAACAAAAGGGATCAGAGGATGCACTCAGCCAGGTGCGTAAACAGTACGAACGCAGTCATATGCTGTTCCATCAGGACGTAACAAAATTCCCTGTGTACGGCACGATTGCCAGCCAGTTTAATGATCCAGGAACGAACACACTTTTTGCTGCAATCATCGATAAGTTGAACGAAACATATGAGTGGCAGGATGATACGTCCTTTGAACGTGTCGATAAAGTAGAAAAGCAAAACGTAATAATTCCAAATGAGCAGAAGCAGTATCTACGTGATATTGCACTGGCGGTGCGCGATTATCATAAACATACAGAGCAGCAAGCCGATCAGGCACGCAAGCTTTACCAGCTTAAAGGCACAATTGACTTGCTGGAAGATGGTGAACATAAAGCCAGTATCGAGCGGTTAGTGGAAGATTATGAACGCAAACTGGACCGTGAGTCGAGTGAAAAACTTGCAGATTGGGATGATCTCCACGAGCGTTATAGTGGCGAAACCTACACCTTTAAAGTGCGTGATAAAGAAATTACCATGGACCTGACAACGGAAAGTCTATCAGGAACGAAGGTGCCTAAAGTGGCCCTGCCTGCCTACAATGACTGGGGTGACCGTTTAACGTGGCTGTTGCGTGAAAACGTTCCAGGCGCCTTCCCGTTTACGGCCGGCGTTTTTCCGTTTAAACGAAAAGGGGAGGATCCGAAGCGTCAGTTTGCAGGTGAAGGGACTCCAGAACGTACGAACCGCCGTTTCCACTACTTGTCAGAAGGCGATGATGCGAAACGGTTAAGTACAGCGTTTGACTCGGTAACCTTATACGGAGAAGATCCTGATGAACGTCCGGATATTTACGGAAAAGTCGGCGAAAGTGGTGTGAACATTTGTACACTCGAGGATATGAAAAAGCTGTATGACGGCTTTGACCTTGTTGACCCGACAACCTCTGTATCGATGACGATCAATGGTCCGGCTCCGATCATTCTGGCGATGTTTTTCAACACAGCGATTGATCAGCAGTTGAATAAGTTTACCGAAGAAAATGGACGCGAGCCAAATCAGGAAGAAGCAAAGCAAATCAAAGAGGAAACGATTCATGTGGTGCGTGGTACAGTGCAGGCGGACATTCTAAAAGAAGACCAAGGTCAGAATACTTGTATCTTCTCGACAGAGTTTGCTTTAAGAATGATGGGCGATATTCAGCAGTACTTTATCGATCATGAGGTACGCAACTATTACTCTGTGTCGATTTCCGGCTACCACATTGCCGAAGCTGGTGCGAATCCGATCACCCAGCTTGCGTTTACGCTGGCAAATGGGTTCACGTATGTGGAATACTATTTAAGCCGCGGCATGGATATTAATAAATTCGCGCCAAACTTGTCCTTCTTTTTCTCAAATGGTCTGGATCCGGAATATACCGTCCTTGGCCGTGTAGCCCGAAGAATCTGGGCGATTGTTATGAAAAATAAATACGGTGCCAACGAACGCAGTCAGAAGTTGAAGTATCATATTCAAACATCCGGCCGTTCGCTGCATGCACAGGAAATTGACTTTAATGATATTCGTACAACATTGCAGGCCTTAATTGCCATCCAGGATAATTGTAATTCACTGCACACGAATTCCTATGATGAGGCCATTACTACGCCGACAGAGGAATCGGTAAGACGTGCGATGGCGATTCAGATGATCATCAGCAAAGAGTTTGGCTTAACGAAAAATGAAAACTCCTTACAGGGTGCTTATATCATTCGTGAACTGACTGACCTTGTTGAGGAAGCGGTTCTGCAGGAGTTTGAACGAATGAATGAGCGCGGCGGTGTGCTCGGTGCCATGGAGCGTCAGTACCAGCGTGGTAAAATTCAGGAAGAATCTCTGCACTATGAAGGGAAGAAGCATTCCGGGGAGCTGCCGATTATCGGGGTGAATACGTACTTGAATCCGAATCCGCTGACAGAAGATGATATTAATTCTATGGATATTGCGCGTGCTGATAAGGAAGAAAAAGAGCACCAGATCACAGAATTGCGCAACTTCCAGAAGTCTCATGAAGATGTGGCTTCAGAGGCATTGAATCGTTTGAAAGCAACGGCAAGCGGCGGAGGCAACGTTTTTGCTGAATTGATGGAAACGGTAAAAGTTGCGAGCCTTGGGCAGATTACAAATGCTCTCTATGAAGTAGGCGGCCAGTACCGTCGTAATATGTAA
- a CDS encoding CTP synthase — protein sequence MIVATKYIFVTGGVVSSLGKGITAASLGRLLKNRGLKVTIQKFDPYINVDPGTMSPYQHGEVFVTDDGAETDLDLGHYERFIDINLNKFSNTTTGKVYSNVIKKERRGDYLGGTVQVIPHITNEIKERVFRAGHETNADVVITEIGGTVGDIESLPFLEAIRQIKSDIGREHVMYLHCTLVPYLKAAGEMKTKPTQHSVKELRSLGIQPDVVVLRTEMKISEEMKEKIALFCDIDKQAVIEAGDADTLYNVPIELQAQNLDELTCKHFGWETEEPDMTEWNKLIDKVKNLTGKATIGLVGKYVELPDAYISVVEALKHAGYSYDTDVEVKWVNSEQVTDQNVHEVLGDVDGILVPGGFGDRAIEGKITAIHYARKERVPFLGICLGMQLATVEFARHELGLTGAHSAEIDPATPHPIIDLLPEQKELTDLGGTLRLGIYPSRLKENTKAMEAYGEEVIYERHRHRFEFNNHYREQMEERGFIFSGTSPDGRLVEIIEVEDHPWFVASQFHPEFKSRPTRPQQLFHGFIGAVINEKL from the coding sequence ATGATTGTGGCTACGAAATATATTTTTGTCACAGGCGGTGTAGTGTCTTCTCTTGGAAAAGGGATTACAGCAGCTTCGCTTGGCCGTTTATTAAAAAACAGAGGATTAAAGGTAACGATTCAAAAATTTGATCCATACATTAACGTTGACCCGGGGACGATGAGCCCTTACCAGCACGGTGAAGTATTTGTGACCGATGACGGAGCGGAAACAGATCTTGACCTTGGTCATTATGAGCGTTTTATTGATATAAATCTCAATAAATTCAGTAATACAACGACAGGGAAAGTGTACTCAAACGTTATCAAGAAAGAACGTCGAGGAGATTATCTTGGCGGAACGGTACAAGTAATCCCTCATATTACAAATGAAATTAAAGAACGTGTTTTTCGTGCAGGACACGAGACAAATGCCGATGTTGTGATCACGGAAATTGGCGGTACAGTCGGTGATATTGAATCCCTTCCTTTCTTGGAGGCAATTCGTCAAATTAAGAGTGACATTGGCCGCGAACATGTGATGTATTTGCACTGCACACTCGTCCCTTATTTGAAGGCAGCGGGAGAAATGAAGACAAAGCCGACACAGCACAGTGTGAAGGAACTTCGCTCACTCGGTATCCAGCCTGATGTTGTAGTGCTGCGTACTGAAATGAAAATCTCAGAAGAAATGAAAGAGAAAATTGCTTTGTTCTGTGATATCGATAAACAAGCCGTCATCGAAGCAGGCGACGCAGATACGCTTTATAACGTCCCGATTGAATTGCAGGCGCAAAATCTGGACGAACTGACTTGTAAGCATTTTGGCTGGGAAACAGAAGAGCCGGACATGACAGAGTGGAACAAGCTCATCGATAAAGTGAAGAATTTAACAGGAAAGGCTACTATTGGTCTAGTTGGAAAATATGTTGAACTCCCTGATGCGTACATTTCTGTAGTGGAAGCCTTGAAACATGCCGGCTATAGCTATGATACAGATGTTGAGGTAAAATGGGTCAATTCTGAACAAGTTACGGATCAAAACGTCCATGAGGTACTGGGAGATGTAGATGGAATTCTAGTGCCTGGCGGGTTTGGAGACCGTGCTATTGAAGGGAAAATCACTGCGATCCACTATGCCCGTAAAGAACGTGTCCCGTTCCTTGGTATTTGCTTAGGCATGCAGCTGGCTACGGTGGAATTTGCTCGCCATGAGCTGGGGCTGACAGGTGCACATTCAGCTGAAATTGATCCAGCTACACCGCATCCAATTATTGATCTTTTGCCAGAGCAGAAGGAATTAACGGACCTTGGCGGTACGCTCCGCCTTGGAATTTATCCTTCCCGCCTTAAGGAAAATACTAAAGCTATGGAAGCTTATGGAGAAGAAGTAATTTATGAGCGTCACCGCCACCGGTTTGAGTTTAATAACCATTACCGGGAACAGATGGAAGAGCGTGGTTTCATATTCTCTGGTACGAGTCCAGATGGCCGTCTAGTGGAAATTATCGAAGTGGAAGACCACCCTTGGTTTGTCGCTAGTCAATTTCATCCAGAATTTAAATCGCGCCCTACTCGTCCGCAGCAGCTCTTCCACGGTTTTATCGGTGCAGTGATTAACGAAAAATTATAA
- the fba gene encoding class II fructose-1,6-bisphosphate aldolase: protein MPLVSMKEMLEKAKEERYGVGQFNLNNLEYAQAILQAAEEEQSPVILGVSEGAGRYMGGFNVVVAMVKSLMESYGTTVPVAIHLDHGSSFEKCAEAIHAGFTSVMIDASHDPLEENIALTKKVVELAHIHGVSVEAELGRVGGQEDDLIVEDAEAAYAIPAECKQLVDETDVDVFAPALGSVHGPYKGEPNLGFDRMEEIMGLVDKPLVLHGGTGIPTDDVKKAISFGTAKINVNTENQISQGKAVRKVLAEQPEQYDPRKYLGPGRDAIKDTVIGKMREFGSSQKA from the coding sequence ATGCCGTTAGTTTCTATGAAAGAAATGCTAGAAAAAGCTAAGGAAGAACGTTACGGAGTAGGACAGTTCAACCTTAATAATCTGGAATATGCTCAAGCGATTCTTCAGGCTGCTGAAGAAGAGCAATCCCCTGTTATCCTTGGAGTATCTGAGGGTGCTGGACGTTACATGGGCGGATTTAACGTAGTGGTGGCTATGGTTAAATCACTTATGGAATCTTATGGGACAACTGTACCTGTTGCAATTCACTTAGATCACGGTTCAAGTTTTGAAAAGTGTGCAGAAGCGATTCACGCTGGATTCACTTCTGTTATGATCGACGCGTCTCATGATCCGCTGGAAGAAAACATCGCTCTTACGAAAAAAGTGGTTGAGCTTGCTCATATCCACGGTGTATCTGTTGAGGCAGAACTTGGCCGTGTAGGCGGTCAAGAGGACGACCTTATCGTAGAAGATGCTGAAGCAGCTTACGCGATTCCTGCGGAGTGTAAACAACTTGTTGATGAGACGGATGTGGATGTATTTGCACCTGCTCTTGGATCCGTTCATGGACCTTACAAAGGTGAACCGAACCTTGGCTTCGACCGCATGGAAGAAATTATGGGCCTTGTTGACAAACCACTTGTACTTCATGGTGGAACAGGCATCCCAACTGATGATGTTAAAAAGGCAATCTCTTTCGGTACAGCAAAAATTAACGTAAATACAGAAAACCAAATTTCTCAAGGTAAAGCGGTACGTAAAGTTCTTGCTGAACAGCCGGAACAATACGATCCTCGTAAATACTTGGGACCTGGCCGTGACGCCATCAAAGACACCGTTATTGGCAAAATGCGCGAATTTGGTTCTTCTCAAAAAGCATAA